The sequence below is a genomic window from Lolium perenne isolate Kyuss_39 chromosome 7, Kyuss_2.0, whole genome shotgun sequence.
AATTATTTTAAGCGAGAGAAATAAGAGTCAATATCCTTGGCTTTTTTCAGATGCCGCGAATGGATCTATGAAGTGCATTGTTACCGTCGATCAATGTACCCATCGTAGGCGCCGACCTCGCTTTCTTTTTTTAACAAATAAATGGCTGTGAGATGTCGTTGCTTTACTGGTCCACGTACGTACCAACCCAGCTATAACAAGCTCGATCATCGACTAGCTGAGCCGCATAACCGGAGGAGGTGGCTCGTCCcgtgatatcatcttcttctccgCCGGCTGGCCGTAATGGAGGAGGCGGATGCGGAGGCTATCCGGGCGTTGTACCACGGGCTGGTGGGAACGGGAAAGCTGCGGGAGGAGGAGCTCTCCTCCTTCCGCCGCCACTTTGATCGCCTGCCGTCGAGCTACCTGACTACCCGCTACATGTGGCCGGGGCCCGACGACGTGCTGCTCGACCGGAAGGTCCTCTCGGACGCCGCCGCAAACAAGCGCATCGCCGCCCACGCACGCTTCATACAACGCGTTCGGCTCCCCTACGACGACGACGGCTTCGGCGGCGGTCCACCCGATGAACAGCCGACGCTGCCGGAGCTGAGGTACAAACGTCTCTTACGCATAGTACAGTGTGATTAGTTATATACTGTACTTGGTTTCAGCAACTAATTAATGGATACGTTTTGAAACCTCAAACTTCCTCTGGGCACAGGCAAGAGGAATTGCTTGTTCATGAGATTATCTTTGCTTCTCGCGACAAACCAGGACTCCTTAGCCAGGTGATCGGTTTATTAGTTTTGGTTTTGAGTGTTTAGTTTTATCTACAAACTTACAGATTTTGAAACAAGGGCGAATTTTACAGGTACGGTGTAGTAATAATTAAACATGAGCATCAACTAAGTGATGTTCGTTCTTTGCTTTTAGATTTTGAAATACGAATTTCAAACGGAAACATACTTCATCTTTTTATGTTGGAATTCTAGTATATTTAAGGACACATAAATCTTACAACTCATTTATAATTACATTAATTATCAtaccctctctcctccataataATCTATCAATACCAGGAAATAACAATTTCAACTAAAGATATTTAAACACATTTTAAAAGTTAAAATATCATAAATTTAGTTCAAATAAAAATTATTTAAAATTGTTTCTGTTTAGTTTTTATTTGTACTAGTGTGCATTAATGTACAAAAGTACCCACCGGCAAAAAGTTTATCAAACAATCACTCAAATTAGGGTAAACATTACTGAAATATAATTTCTGGCAAAATACTAGAAAAAATCTATATGTTTTCTGATTTATTTATGATGTGGCATTGAAATCAGATGTCACTTCGCTCTTACATGCAGGGTTCAAACTACGAGGTTGCGTAGAAATTGTTAAATAGATTAAATTGTGTGATAATTTACATGTGTACGTGGGCTAAAGAGAGGGAAGGGGAAGTGAATCTGGCAACTGGTGTAGTTTTTTCTTTTTCGAATCAACTCGCGTAGTTGTTGATACTCCACGAGTGATAACCAACGGTAGAAAACACAATCTATTTTTTGTTCTTTAAAAGTGAGGTCTAGTCGATTCAATGCTCGATGTTATATGCTATTATTCATTGTGCAGTTATCGACATTGATGAATTGTGTCCGACTTCATATTCGCGAAGCTCATATTTTCACCACAATAGATGGCTTCTGTTTGAGCATTTTTCATGTCGACGGTTGGTCTCGGGAGGTAAACTTTTCTAAATTTTTACCCAATTTACCATGAGTAAATGTTGCCAAAATTAATGAATCTCGATATTTCTACTTATATATCATTATGGAAACATGAAGTTCCAAGTAAATATGGTTTTTTCATTAGGGATGGTGAATTTTTATTATCTACATAAGTTGGTACATTTATATGCAGTTTGTTGTTATGTTTTCAAAAAGAGGTAAGTATTATATGATATAAAAATAACACTAGTTCATAAGTTAAGTAGATTTTCACGCAATGAGAATTAAGTAGTTAATAAAACATTAACATTAATATTGTCACATTTGTGTGTATGTTGAAATGCAATGCTTCAGGTTCCGTTCCAAAAATTGAACTGACATCCATGAGCTTTGTTGCATTATTCACATCTGTGAGTTTTTGCATTTTATTTCTATGCAATGGTTCAAGTTATGATACGTTCATGAAAACACATATCATATTTTAGTTATACCCCTTTTACAGGATGTTAAAGGATTGATCGAAGCGATAGAGGATGAATTGATTCGTGAAAAGGTGTACAATGTATAAGGATTGGAGCATGCCCCTGCTGAAGATGGATATAAAATGGATATCCAAATGGCCTTGTGATAACTTATATGTGTATTGTGATGTCAATGTGTGTGCCCCTACTACTTGCATTGAGTGGTTCTCAAAGAAAAATTATAGTCACGTTTGTAGAAGAACAGTTAattatattctcataagagacatATCAATGTAATTTGTTGCTCGTGATTGCACATGCAGATTTATGTAATCTCTCTTGAAACTCTAGAGCAGTAGAGCTGATTGGTATGCATCTATATGTAATATGTTTCAATGCAATAAACGATCTAGTCGCTGAGTCTCTTGATCTCTAATTATTCGATTGCAACAACGTAAATGGTAGACCAAACTTCACGTATTCCACTTTGCACTGGCCCATACCAaaattttccttttttttggaAAGAGGTTATACCGAAGTGGTCACTTTGCACCATGTGAGCATAGCAATATCACACTTTATACTGGTTCCCTagaaaattcaaaagaaaatatGTTGTGTATCATGTGACGATATTTATACGAATAATTTTACTTTAAAATATGATCATTTTGGTTTAGAAAAATCTGTATTTGAAAAAGCAGAATGCACATTTTTGTTTAGACGGGTTGTAGATGGCcatatttcatattttaaacatggTCGGATTAAGGTTTATTTCTCGAAAAGGAAGGCACAAGCCTCCAGGCTTCTACACGCTCAGCTATGCACAACCATAACAATATTGCAAATAAAAAGAAACATGAGGTCGAGGTCAAACAAATTGGGTGAACATAGTCATCCACTTTGAATGGAACTCGCGACAACTTCTTCTATCCTACCACACATAATTTTAATCGGTGGGTCATAATAGAATAATAATGGAGCAGTATAGAACCTGCAAAAACGCAAGACTCAAGACAAATCCTTAAAGAAGAAATTGTGGCTTGTTCTAGTTCCGACAAAACCCAATGAAAATTGAAGCAAGCGTTAACCTACCTATAGAGTAGTGCAAGTATAAGGAAAATGATTTAGTTCCCCTCGAGGATCACACCCACTCCATCCTCTGTGTCGACAGCCTTCCACGCGTCTACGAGTTCCACCACAACATCATCCTTTTCCTACCTCCTGTCTAGGAGATCTTGGCTAGCTCCCTTGGTGCTCGCCTTGTTAGCCACCCTGCCTGGTGAGGCCGAGCTGTCGGAGGCGGCGAACTTCTTCATCCCACCGGAGATGCCGCCCGCTCATTCACCCGTTCCATGCTTGCCACCAAGTCAGGCACTACCAAGATCTGTGATGTTGCATATGCCTACCGATGGTGATCGAGGCTGCTACTAACGATGTTTGGCATCGCTACAATCCGGGGTCAGCGATGCTACTCAGGCTGGTCGTGTATGATGATTTTTCTACGGCAACATTGGATTTTTGCTACTTGCTCATATTATTTTGTGCTACATTTCTGATATGGAAATGCTCCAATGTTTTTTCTTCTTGTTTTTGACCCATGGTAAAAAAAAATGTTGTGACAATGTTACAAATGTTCCGCGGTTTTCCACCATACGGTTCCGTGAATTTGCAACATTGGAATAATTAGTTTATACAAATTTTTTGTGGTGTTGCTACAATAGTATagatttttttttgcgaattggCAAGATCTTTGGTGAGGTCTTCAACGAGATCTCCGTCGATATCTCTAATGAGGTCGGTTTATCTACAATAGCACAATTATTTTGCTACGAGGTCTCCGACAAGGTTCACATCCGATGGGTCTTCATATTTTCACTTTTTATAAACATTCATATTTTCATTTTTAGTTGAATGGTTTGTACTACTACAATAAAGCAAAAGCGGGTTTTTTTTTGCTACAATAAAGCAAAAGACGGGGCTGGGAATCAAATCCCTGGCGAAGCCCAGCACATAAAATCTCTCGACAGCCATACATAAAATTTAGTGTCAGCAAACATATAGTACTACAATCCATTTTATATTCTTCCTGCCTTTTTGTCTCGAAAATGGACACTTTATTACTTTAAGAAATAAATTCGGCCTCTGCATAATTAGAATGCGCAGAACCGTACAAATATCTGTTACAAACACCAAAAAAATCCGACGGCAAGAATCCAAATATCTTGATAAACAAAACTAGCTAGGTGGGTCCAGGCGAAGATcacgctgccacccatgttggaaAATCAGGTTGAATCAAAGCATTGTACCTACCGACCTGCCTCTAATACGTTCTTGTTACTGGCTCACTGCTGCCTACTACAGAGTACAGACGATGCGTAGGACAAGGAGTGTATAGGTTCTCGGTGAGCTCGTCGGCTCGGAGACCACAAGGGGTCCGAACCGTATGACCTCCCTCGGTATTGCATATATCCAGCGTCCAATCTCTACCGCCGGCAGCGTCACGCGCGCGTCGCTCTCCTATTCCCGTCCTCGCCGCAGGTACGGTCAAGCAAAGCGCCGCCGGAAAACAAATTTAGTAGAAACATACTTCTTTGAAGCTGCCCCCTACATCGTCTCCATCCTTCTCAATCCAATCCAGTCCAATCGGAGGGAGGGAGGCGGGGTTCGAGCTCCCATCGATCGGCGGCCTATAAATACCTCAAACCGGGAATGAAATTCCAAGTTTCACGATGCCGTCACAAATTGGGAAGGAATGGGAGGAGGCGTTGCCACCCAGCACCCCCAGCGCCTACCACGACCTGCGCCTTAGGATATACGAGCGCCTGGTGGCGGCCGGCAAGCAGGGGGAGTCTGACCCTTCGTCGTTCCGGGACATGCTCTACGCCCACTTCGACAAGCTGCCGTACAGGTACCTGATAGACTTTGGTGTGGATAAAGCCGAAGACGTACTGCTCCACCGGAGGGTCATCGACGAGGCCGCAAACAGCAACGGCCCCGTCTTCGAAGCTCGCTTCCTAGAGGTACCCGCCCAGATTTTCGCTGCTCATTTCATCCcaaagctagctagcaaattcctCCCAAATCCAATATAAACCCTGGGTGGATAGGCTGGTGCACTAGTGTGGCGTGTCTGTCCCGCACCACTCAAGATAGATTGAAAGGTTCTCACAAATTCATAGGTTACAATACCCCAGCGTCTCGCAGATGAACTCTCGGTACGGGGGAGAGACAAGTCTCAACCACTCGGGTTGTTTATAGCAGAATAGTTCCCAGATGCTCACCCCATCCTCGCCTCGCTTTCTTCACGGTGCGGCTGCACCTTTCGCCACGCTTCGATGACGACAAAGAGGTGCTCCCATGATGTGCATGATGGAGGAAGACCGCTCCAGTGGATCTTCACCTGAGGTACACCATCTTGCGGCCACGCCTGATGAACCGTTCACCGAGCTGCGCTGCGCAAGGCTGAAATGTGTTGTGGTCAGTAATGATATGAGATGGAAGAGTTGTGCTCACCGAGTCCTCAGCCTTGATTGCTCGTTTCAATTGAGACATGCACCACAGGGTAGTCCCGTGCAGTAGTGTAGCGTGTCATCTATCTACTCTTATAATTTGAGGTGACGCCAGTTAGATTGGTACCAAAATTGACACACCATAATAATTTCTTAGTATATTTTACCATTCTGTTGATCTACCTTCATGTTTAACCAGGCCATTCAAGTTCAACCGTACGGTGAGGGTGCTTATCCTGAGTGTAATGATCCAACTCAAAGGTTATTACTGGAAGACCTCACTTTGGAAAGGATACATGGCGCTGACAACATGGGCTATATGTCTTCACCGTTAAGGTAATTCACTTTGAAATTGTGCCAATGACCAGTATCATTAAAATCGTATCATAACATACATAACTTTCCTTGATAACCTTTTCTGTTTAGTTTTTTCACACGATTGGTTCTCACTTCCAAGTGCTATTTTATTTTAATTCGAGACTACTGCCTACAACATGTATTTCCTCCAACAATAAATCACCCCCCTCCCCCCCTAAGTCCTAACACCCCCAGATTGTCCGGCATATAGTGTACACTTGTTTGTTTTGCTGAAGCTGTCCTCTCAATTCTCCGCAGGGATTCaggacctatctttctccacgagATCATATTCTCTTCCTTCGATAAGCCCAAGCTCCTCATGAGGGTAATGCCAAATATTTTCTAGAATTTCTTTAATACCCAATTTCATATAGCTTGCTTTTCGTCTTTGACATGTGAAAGTATCTTAAAAGAAATGGTTGATCAACAGCTAAGCGCAAGTCTATCTGAAGTTGGACTTAATATTCGCGAAGCTCATGTTTACTCCACAAGAGATAACTTCTGTTTGGCTCTTTTTGTTGTTGATGGGTGGAAGACAGAGGTACATTTTTTAGAATGGCTATATGAAAGACTTAACTTTTTGTTACTTTTTGCACATATTATCATCATGTTGTCCATAGGTTTTGACTATGTTATATGCACAATTAATTTAATAAACTTGCCAGTTTCCGGTGCCACTGGCTACAAGCCTACAACTACTATACTTGCTTATGTTTCTCGGGTGCTATGACTCGTAATCTCTATAATTACATCTTcttaggctgctcatagtggggagtaacttagactagtaacatatgtcatgttactagtctaggttactaccttcatagtggatagtaacttatatgtggtgtcatgcattgtgtcatttattatgttgtaaacTCATTTTGCCTTGgaatgtgtgatgttatggtaacatagctagttaccacatcactctctttcttcatttatttgcatgccatgtcaccaaaatgcattgagatgtgtgatgttactagctatgttactcccactatgagcagtcttatgTCAGCTTGCAATCGTACATGCAGGAGACAGATACGTTGATCACGGCAATTAAGGATACGTTAACAAGAAAAAATGTATGATACCCTTTTCCACTAACTACAATAAATGCAGCATTACGTGCAAAAATATATGCACCTTCGGTTAAGATGGCATCTCTAACAGTTTACTTCCAGATCGAGTTAAATTGTCCACATGTAAATATGTAGGGAGCACAATCTAACTCAGCGAGTACTTCATCCTCGGGAAGAATACTTGGGCTACGACAACAGGTTGGAGATTGTGAAATCGACTGGAGCATGCTCACAACTACGGAAAAGATTGCATCTGGGTCTTATGCGGACTTGTAAGAACTAGTATTTGACATCTCTATGCATGCTGGCATCTGCTGAACACAAACGTTAGCATGTTATCATGACGACATCTGACAAAAACAAATACTCCAATCTATATGAAATTATGAATGGCCCTTTTCCACTACAACATCCAAGAATATCATGAGCCTACATTTGCCCTTGGTAGGGGAAGCCACACTGCTCATCTCATTCATGTTCTATTTCACAGATATAGAGGAACATACAATGGTTATGATGTTTGTATAAGGATACTCAGAATTACAGATTTAAACAGCTCTTCAGAAGTTGACTTCTTACAGCAAGCACTCATTCTAAGGCAAGTTTTCTGCCGCCATAACTGAATAATCAGTTATATTTTATTCTGACGATTAAAGATATTTTTTGTGCAGGAGAGTTAATCACGAAAACATCGTCAAATTTTATGGGACATGCACAGGTCATACTAAGTGTTTTGGCATTGTAACAGGTACAGTCAATACTGCCAAAAGAATATTATAGATTTGAATAAACTCTTCCACGATTGTTGCTGACTTGGATAACAGTGCTATAATTctcgcatgcacac
It includes:
- the LOC127313577 gene encoding serine/threonine-protein kinase STY46, with product MPSQIGKEWEEALPPSTPSAYHDLRLRIYERLVAAGKQGESDPSSFRDMLYAHFDKLPYRYLIDFGVDKAEDVLLHRRVIDEAANSNGPVFEARFLEAIQVQPYGEGAYPECNDPTQRLLLEDLTLERIHGADNMGYMSSPLRDSGPIFLHEIIFSSFDKPKLLMRLSASLSEVGLNIREAHVYSTRDNFCLALFVVDGWKTEETDTLITAIKDTLTRKNGAQSNSASTSSSGRILGLRQQVGDCEIDWSMLTTTEKIASGSYADLYRGTYNGYDVCIRILRITDLNSSSEVDFLQQALILRRVNHENIVKFYGTCTGHTKCFGIVTEYMPGGNLYEFLHNQNDVLGLHLVLKIAIQISKGMEYLHQNSIIHRDLKTPNILLGYNQVVKITGFGVAKLGNQDGQMTAETGTYRWMAPEIINHKPYDHKADVFSFAVVLWELITSKVPYDDMMPLQAALAVRQGFRLEIPPSVHPGLSGLVELCWDEDPDARPVFAEIIGRLEEISRQVQAELEFIKTLFCTNNRSGLAGAAQGKPSTF
- the LOC127311982 gene encoding serine/threonine-protein kinase STY46 — protein: MEEADAEAIRALYHGLVGTGKLREEELSSFRRHFDRLPSSYLTTRYMWPGPDDVLLDRKVLSDAAANKRIAAHARFIQRVRLPYDDDGFGGGPPDEQPTLPELRQEELLVHEIIFASRDKPGLLSQLSTLMNCVRLHIREAHIFTTIDGFCLSIFHVDGWSREDVKGLIEAIEDELIREKVYNV